In Oscillatoria acuminata PCC 6304, a single window of DNA contains:
- a CDS encoding NACHT domain-containing protein — protein MVGKSGQPFEKGRNYGESTDDLKDRLDFVAALLALADDEITIPPDKLKAQFKLEWVKTKADELRISGFIEQKQRNGQIKPIEKGIHRDDLGVLLETYRNTTILKAARKEIIQNALDCLRDLGILKEHESAKNQGYWKFSLCLKHETAKKEENLQVIQDKWNKWKEYRGKLPDFKPIFQPTALDKWQEICQQNLVLQKKLTTNHFTNAYGWTPQLDEIYVPLAIVERQPPKHLSRNQQEEKEAEKEAEKLIPIAEKRFFEDVLRQGKSQISQGRKIAIIGEPGSGKTTRLQKIADWILEQDLGLPIWVSLADVTQATITQYIKEIWLNQTGKSLTIDELTQHKERIWLLLDGLDEMTSRVEMCHVSTLLGGWVQGARVVVTCRVNVWDADKNAFSGFDVFRNLEFNPEQVTNYIGRWFTAMGDVATGESLEAELQSNNSRLKELIHNPLRLWMLCQIWQTGGGLPETQAGLYAQFVNWVYRWKADEEILDQREAIDKALAQLAWAAMEQKDEVSRLRLPESWVLKLLGSRPIFKAVEKLGWLNRVERFPEAICVFYHSTFQEYFAALAVENWDDFLPRTHEGCPVQGKRYRIFEPQWKQVILLWLGREDVGDEEKEAFIQKLVNFEDGCGDWSQIPGIDKSFYGFQSYFLAVACSSEFKSAVFQEIIDIALNWSFGGYSSKNDDYNFSYLDIISESAQEFIINVNKALLIPVLLDCLEDSSCKSQKSNIGVFLKNLKHLKREYLQKLESLLGKKSIDRYTQSTIIGILGEVGDKKSIICLINQLSSIEDDLSRRLIAGSILQIDPHQATAQCILSKIKRTSSNELAKILSVVTLEEVNPNLENSLEETLHFKILKDLILNSVNPDIRHRAILYLEIFQNSQNKKSLSRSIHEIIEQCQNKKEKLEIYLAALNMGIVYPKTTQILLKIIIDSFAGNSDYFLLKSEAFYLICQQKDLIDHTGTIEFIVHKCLQRNELDLAAKLSFILGQVSYKNQKAIGILESIIEKTQNFPHSLSIQYLCQLTQNSRYLDLLSDGFLDQNRFHQDNQISTCDQFLIEMIINSKNIIEPLQLKNYIQKCKKQMSHIEYKNNILRFYSAYQFLWKCAENLPYPEFYQAWHYPPTTPHPEVGDKTPIAATPFTQQCNLVLLPQILNQALQSHPLNCQIICIDGSRFSDPSNPALQIYTTLKKAGCTASPDGKPDTIAKLQAYCEDDLSDQAIALILYEEPTNPPPQGFDMAVLNQLARFSHPPIALVVPDRLAECRLPQFLESDPNLVRTILQWLQNLEK, from the coding sequence ATGGTGGGAAAATCGGGTCAGCCCTTTGAAAAAGGCCGCAATTATGGAGAAAGCACCGACGACTTGAAAGACCGTCTGGACTTCGTTGCAGCATTGTTGGCCCTGGCTGATGATGAGATCACGATTCCCCCAGACAAGCTCAAAGCTCAGTTCAAACTGGAGTGGGTGAAGACAAAGGCAGACGAGTTGAGGATATCTGGCTTCATTGAGCAAAAACAGCGCAATGGACAGATTAAGCCGATAGAAAAGGGAATTCATCGGGATGATTTAGGGGTTTTGTTAGAAACTTATCGCAACACCACAATCTTAAAAGCCGCTAGAAAGGAAATCATCCAAAATGCCCTGGATTGCCTTCGAGATTTGGGGATTCTTAAAGAGCACGAATCAGCCAAAAATCAAGGATATTGGAAGTTTTCTCTCTGTCTCAAGCATGAAACCGCTAAGAAAGAAGAAAACCTACAGGTTATTCAAGATAAATGGAATAAATGGAAAGAATACCGTGGAAAACTGCCTGACTTCAAGCCGATTTTCCAACCTACAGCCCTTGATAAATGGCAAGAAATCTGTCAGCAAAACCTGGTACTACAAAAGAAACTCACCACCAACCACTTTACCAATGCCTATGGGTGGACTCCGCAACTCGATGAAATTTATGTTCCCTTAGCAATTGTTGAACGCCAACCCCCTAAACATCTCTCAAGAAATCAGCAAGAAGAAAAGGAAGCAGAAAAGGAAGCAGAAAAACTTATTCCCATTGCAGAAAAGCGCTTTTTTGAAGATGTATTGCGGCAAGGGAAAAGCCAAATTAGTCAAGGGCGAAAAATTGCCATTATTGGCGAACCGGGTTCTGGAAAAACCACGCGGTTACAGAAAATTGCTGATTGGATTTTAGAGCAAGATTTGGGGTTGCCGATTTGGGTGTCTTTGGCAGATGTAACCCAAGCGACAATTACCCAATATATCAAAGAAATCTGGCTCAACCAAACAGGTAAAAGCCTCACAATTGACGAACTTACCCAACATAAAGAACGGATTTGGTTATTGTTGGATGGGTTAGATGAAATGACATCGAGGGTAGAAATGTGCCACGTTTCCACACTGTTGGGGGGATGGGTGCAAGGGGCGCGGGTTGTGGTGACTTGTCGGGTCAATGTCTGGGACGCAGATAAGAATGCTTTTTCGGGGTTTGATGTGTTTCGCAACTTGGAGTTTAACCCCGAACAGGTGACGAACTATATTGGCCGTTGGTTTACGGCGATGGGGGATGTAGCGACGGGGGAGAGTTTGGAGGCGGAGTTACAGTCGAACAATTCCCGTCTCAAAGAGTTGATTCACAATCCGTTACGGTTGTGGATGTTGTGTCAAATTTGGCAAACTGGCGGCGGGTTACCGGAAACGCAGGCTGGGTTATACGCACAGTTTGTGAATTGGGTGTATCGCTGGAAGGCGGATGAGGAGATTTTAGACCAACGGGAGGCAATTGATAAAGCCTTGGCGCAGTTGGCGTGGGCGGCGATGGAACAGAAAGATGAGGTTTCGCGGTTACGGTTGCCGGAAAGTTGGGTGTTGAAGCTTTTGGGAAGTCGCCCAATTTTTAAAGCAGTAGAGAAGTTGGGGTGGTTGAATCGTGTGGAACGATTTCCAGAGGCGATTTGCGTGTTTTATCATTCGACGTTTCAGGAGTATTTTGCAGCGTTGGCGGTAGAGAATTGGGATGATTTTCTGCCGAGGACTCATGAGGGTTGTCCGGTGCAGGGAAAGCGGTATCGGATTTTTGAACCGCAGTGGAAGCAGGTGATTTTGTTGTGGTTAGGGCGTGAAGATGTTGGGGATGAGGAGAAAGAGGCGTTTATTCAAAAGTTAGTGAATTTTGAGGATGGCTGTGGTGATTGGAGTCAAATTCCAGGCATAGATAAGAGTTTTTATGGGTTTCAATCTTATTTTTTAGCTGTAGCTTGCAGCAGTGAATTTAAAAGTGCTGTTTTTCAAGAAATCATTGATATCGCTTTAAATTGGAGCTTTGGAGGTTATTCCAGCAAAAACGATGATTATAATTTTTCTTACTTAGATATAATTTCTGAATCAGCCCAAGAATTTATAATTAATGTGAATAAAGCGCTGTTAATTCCAGTATTGCTTGATTGCCTAGAAGATTCGTCATGCAAATCCCAAAAAAGTAATATTGGAGTTTTTTTGAAAAACCTAAAGCATCTCAAAAGAGAATATTTACAAAAACTAGAGAGCTTATTAGGCAAAAAATCTATAGACAGATATACTCAATCTACAATTATTGGTATCTTAGGAGAAGTAGGAGATAAAAAATCGATTATTTGTTTGATAAATCAGCTTAGTTCCATTGAAGATGATTTGTCAAGAAGATTGATTGCTGGAAGTATTTTACAGATCGATCCACACCAGGCTACAGCTCAATGCATTTTGAGTAAAATCAAACGTACATCTTCCAATGAACTGGCGAAAATTTTGTCTGTCGTAACCCTAGAAGAGGTTAATCCCAATTTAGAAAACAGTCTTGAAGAAACCTTACACTTCAAAATATTAAAAGACTTAATTTTAAATTCTGTGAATCCAGATATCCGTCATAGAGCTATTCTCTATTTAGAAATTTTTCAAAATTCTCAGAACAAAAAATCATTGTCTAGATCAATTCATGAAATTATCGAGCAATGTCAAAACAAAAAAGAAAAACTGGAAATATATCTAGCAGCATTAAATATGGGAATAGTCTATCCAAAAACAACTCAAATTTTATTGAAGATAATCATTGATTCCTTTGCTGGAAACAGTGATTATTTTCTTTTAAAGAGTGAAGCCTTTTATTTAATTTGCCAACAAAAAGACCTTATAGATCATACAGGAACTATCGAATTTATAGTACATAAATGCTTACAACGGAATGAATTAGACTTAGCAGCAAAATTGAGTTTTATTTTGGGTCAAGTATCCTACAAAAACCAAAAGGCAATTGGAATTTTAGAATCAATTATTGAAAAAACACAAAATTTTCCTCATTCGTTGAGTATCCAATACCTATGTCAACTAACTCAAAATTCTAGATACCTTGATCTTTTGAGCGATGGGTTTTTAGATCAAAACAGATTCCACCAAGATAATCAAATATCTACTTGCGATCAATTTCTTATTGAGATGATTATAAACTCCAAAAATATAATCGAACCTTTGCAACTTAAAAATTATATCCAAAAATGTAAGAAGCAAATGTCACACATAGAATACAAGAATAACATATTAAGGTTTTATAGTGCTTATCAATTTTTATGGAAATGTGCCGAAAATCTCCCCTATCCCGAATTTTATCAAGCATGGCACTATCCCCCCACCACCCCACATCCCGAAGTGGGAGACAAAACCCCAATCGCTGCCACCCCCTTCACCCAACAGTGCAACCTAGTCCTTTTGCCCCAAATTCTTAACCAAGCCCTCCAGTCCCACCCCCTCAACTGCCAAATCATTTGTATCGACGGTAGCCGCTTCAGCGACCCTAGCAACCCCGCCCTACAAATCTACACCACTCTGAAAAAAGCAGGCTGTACCGCCAGTCCCGACGGTAAACCCGATACCATTGCCAAACTCCAAGCCTACTGCGAAGATGACCTCAGCGACCAGGCGATCGCCCTCATCCTCTACGAAGAACCCACCAATCCACCCCCCCAAGGCTTTGATATGGCGGTCCTCAATCAACTCGCCCGCTTTAGCCATCCCCCCATAGCCCTAGTTGTCCCCGATCGCCTTGCTGAATGCCGATTACCGCAATTCCTAGAAAGCGACCCGAATTTAGTGAGAACAATCCTTCAGTGGTTGCAAAATTTAGAAAAATAG
- a CDS encoding Uma2 family endonuclease encodes MTPQEYLDWEEQQPIKYEYVNGEVFAMTGGTLPHNSIALNLASALKNHLRGKGCKVFMADAKLGVSKNGPFHYPDVMVTCDSQDLNARKIVYSPCLLVEVLSPGTEAFDRGDKFKHYRRIPTLTEYVLISAEKISVDYYCLNERGKWELTSYSLDELNTEPLEIEINLTAVDFCFPISMLYEDVECPDNI; translated from the coding sequence ATGACTCCCCAAGAGTATTTGGACTGGGAAGAACAACAGCCGATTAAATACGAATACGTCAATGGCGAAGTGTTTGCCATGACGGGAGGAACTCTTCCTCACAACTCGATCGCCCTTAACTTAGCCTCTGCCTTGAAAAATCACCTCCGGGGTAAAGGCTGTAAAGTGTTCATGGCAGATGCTAAACTCGGAGTTTCTAAAAACGGTCCCTTCCACTATCCCGATGTGATGGTAACTTGCGATTCCCAAGACCTAAATGCTCGAAAAATTGTTTACTCTCCTTGCTTGTTAGTAGAAGTTCTTTCTCCAGGTACAGAAGCCTTTGATAGAGGGGATAAATTTAAACATTATCGCCGCATCCCCACCTTAACAGAATATGTCCTGATTAGTGCTGAAAAAATCAGCGTTGATTATTACTGTCTCAATGAACGGGGAAAATGGGAACTCACGTCTTACTCATTGGACGAACTGAATACTGAACCATTGGAAATAGAAATCAACCTGACCGCTGTTGACTTTTGTTTTCCGATTTCTATGCTTTATGAAGATGTAGAATGTCCCGATAATATTTAG
- a CDS encoding F0F1 ATP synthase subunit gamma, which produces MANLKAIRDRIQSVKNTKKITEAMRLVAAAKVRRAQAQVLGTRPFADRLAQVLFGLQTRLRFEDVDLPLLKQREVSTVGLLVVTGDRGLCGGYNNNIIKRAEARIKEIQAEGFDYKLVIVGRKANQYFSRRNCPIDASYIGLEQIPTAKEASEIADEVLSLFLSESVDRVELIYTKFVSLISSKPVVQTLLPLDRQGLEVPDDEVFRLTSKGGSFDVQREKVASTAAPEAFPRDMIFEQDPAQILEALLPLYLNNQLLRALQEAAASELAARMTAMNNASENASELMETLTLTYNKARQAAITQEILEVVGGAAGMQR; this is translated from the coding sequence ATGGCAAATCTAAAGGCGATTCGCGATCGCATCCAGTCAGTAAAAAACACGAAAAAAATCACCGAAGCCATGCGCCTCGTGGCAGCAGCTAAGGTGCGACGCGCTCAAGCACAAGTTCTCGGAACTCGCCCCTTTGCCGATCGCTTGGCCCAGGTCCTCTTCGGATTGCAGACTCGTTTGCGGTTTGAAGATGTAGACCTGCCCTTGTTGAAACAGCGCGAAGTGAGTACCGTAGGATTGCTCGTCGTCACGGGCGATCGGGGTTTGTGTGGCGGCTACAATAACAACATCATCAAACGTGCCGAAGCTCGGATTAAAGAAATCCAAGCCGAAGGGTTCGATTATAAATTGGTGATTGTCGGACGAAAAGCCAATCAATACTTCAGCCGACGCAACTGCCCCATTGACGCCTCCTACATCGGTTTAGAACAAATTCCGACGGCAAAAGAAGCCTCGGAAATTGCAGACGAAGTGCTCTCGTTGTTCCTCTCGGAAAGCGTCGATCGCGTGGAATTGATTTACACCAAATTCGTGTCTTTAATCAGTTCCAAACCCGTCGTGCAAACTCTGTTACCGCTCGATCGCCAAGGCTTAGAAGTGCCAGATGATGAAGTCTTCCGCCTCACCAGTAAAGGCGGTTCCTTCGACGTCCAACGCGAAAAAGTCGCTTCTACTGCTGCGCCGGAAGCCTTCCCTCGGGACATGATTTTCGAGCAAGACCCGGCCCAAATCCTGGAAGCCTTGCTGCCGCTATATCTGAATAACCAGTTATTGCGCGCCTTGCAAGAAGCAGCAGCCAGCGAACTAGCCGCCAGAATGACCGCCATGAACAACGCCAGCGAAAACGCCAGCGAACTCATGGAAACATTAACATTGACTTACAACAAAGCCCGTCAAGCCGCCATCACCCAGGAAATCCTGGAAGTGGTCGGTGGTGCAGCCGGAATGCAACGTTAA
- the atpA gene encoding F0F1 ATP synthase subunit alpha: MISIRPDEISNIIRQQIESYDTDVKVSNVGTVLQVGDGIARIYGLEKAMSGELLEFQDGTVGIALNLEEDNVGAVLMGDGHDIQEGSSVTSTGKIAQVPVGDAMIGRVVDALGRPIDGKGDINTTESRLLESQAPGIIERRSVYEPMQTGITAIDSMIPIGRGQRELIIGDRQTGKTTIAVDTIINQKGEDVICVYVAIGQKASTVSQVVATLQEKGAMDYTVVVTSNANEPATLQYLAPYTGASIAEYFMYKGKHTLVIYDDLSKQAQAYRQMSLLLRRPPGREAYPGDVFYLHSRLLERAAKLSSEMGEGSMTALPIIETQAGDVSAYIPTNVISITDGQIFLSSDLFNSGLRPAVNAGISVSRVGSAAQTKAMKKVAGKVKLELAQFAELEAFAQFASDLDASTQQQLARGQRLRELLKQNQYSPLPVSEQVAIIYAGINGYLDKVPVEKITDFTKGLREYMRTSKAKYGEIVQSTKQLNEEAETLLKEAIAEFTQSFMATL, from the coding sequence ATGATCAGCATCAGACCCGACGAAATTAGCAATATTATTCGCCAGCAAATCGAGTCCTACGATACAGACGTTAAAGTCTCTAACGTGGGTACCGTGCTCCAAGTTGGAGACGGAATTGCACGGATTTATGGTTTGGAAAAAGCCATGTCCGGCGAACTTTTAGAATTCCAAGATGGCACCGTTGGTATCGCCCTCAACTTAGAAGAAGATAACGTGGGTGCGGTGTTAATGGGTGATGGTCACGATATCCAAGAAGGATCTTCTGTGACTTCCACCGGCAAAATCGCTCAGGTCCCCGTGGGAGACGCGATGATTGGCCGGGTTGTGGATGCTTTGGGTCGTCCCATCGACGGCAAAGGCGACATCAACACCACCGAAAGCCGTTTGCTGGAATCTCAAGCCCCTGGTATCATTGAGCGTCGTTCCGTGTACGAACCGATGCAAACGGGGATTACCGCTATTGACTCCATGATTCCCATCGGACGGGGACAACGTGAGTTAATCATTGGTGACCGTCAAACTGGGAAAACCACGATCGCCGTTGACACGATCATCAACCAAAAAGGTGAAGACGTGATCTGCGTGTACGTCGCGATCGGTCAAAAAGCCTCCACGGTTTCTCAAGTCGTCGCCACCCTCCAAGAAAAAGGCGCGATGGACTACACCGTTGTTGTGACTTCTAACGCCAATGAACCGGCGACCCTACAATACCTCGCCCCTTATACCGGCGCGAGCATTGCTGAATACTTCATGTATAAAGGCAAGCACACCCTGGTCATTTACGATGACTTGTCCAAACAAGCTCAAGCCTATCGTCAAATGTCCTTGCTGCTGCGTCGTCCCCCCGGACGTGAAGCCTATCCTGGGGATGTGTTTTACCTCCACTCTCGCTTATTGGAACGCGCCGCTAAACTCAGCAGCGAAATGGGCGAAGGAAGCATGACTGCGTTACCGATCATCGAAACCCAAGCCGGTGACGTTTCGGCATACATTCCGACCAACGTGATTTCGATTACTGATGGTCAGATCTTCTTATCTTCTGACTTGTTCAACTCCGGTTTACGTCCGGCAGTGAACGCGGGTATTTCCGTGTCTCGGGTGGGTTCTGCCGCACAAACCAAAGCCATGAAGAAAGTGGCCGGTAAAGTGAAGCTAGAATTAGCCCAGTTTGCTGAACTCGAAGCATTTGCTCAGTTTGCTTCTGACTTGGATGCTTCCACCCAGCAACAATTGGCCCGGGGTCAGCGCCTGCGTGAACTGTTAAAACAAAATCAATATTCGCCCTTGCCAGTGAGTGAGCAAGTTGCGATTATTTACGCTGGGATTAATGGCTATTTGGATAAAGTTCCGGTGGAAAAAATCACCGACTTCACCAAAGGTCTGCGTGAGTATATGCGGACCAGCAAGGCGAAGTACGGCGAAATCGTTCAAAGCACCAAGCAACTGAACGAAGAAGCTGAGACCTTGTTGAAAGAGGCGATCGCTGAATTCACTCAGTCTTTCATGGCTACCCTGTAG
- the atpH gene encoding ATP synthase F1 subunit delta, which produces MSIIQSEVFEPYAQALMSLAQEHNLTEQIGEDMRGILNLMKESPDLAQFIGSPIIKESDKKDALGQILGDSVQPYTRNFLMLLIDRRRIPFIEGIANYYLTLLRKLNQTVLAEVTSAVPLNEAQQEGVRNKVKEITSAQQVELETKIDADLIGGVVIKVGSQVLDASLRGQLRRIGVRLGSNS; this is translated from the coding sequence ATGAGTATCATCCAGTCAGAAGTTTTTGAACCTTACGCTCAAGCCTTGATGTCCTTGGCGCAAGAGCATAACCTCACCGAACAAATTGGCGAGGATATGCGGGGCATCCTGAACTTGATGAAAGAATCTCCCGATTTGGCTCAATTTATTGGCAGTCCGATTATCAAAGAATCGGACAAAAAAGATGCCCTCGGCCAAATTTTAGGCGATTCCGTTCAACCCTACACTCGCAACTTTTTAATGTTGCTGATTGACCGCAGACGCATTCCCTTCATTGAAGGAATTGCCAACTATTACCTCACCCTCCTGCGGAAGCTCAATCAAACCGTACTCGCTGAAGTGACCTCCGCAGTACCCTTGAATGAAGCACAACAGGAAGGCGTTCGGAATAAGGTCAAAGAAATTACCTCCGCGCAACAAGTCGAACTCGAAACGAAAATCGATGCTGACTTAATTGGTGGTGTCGTGATTAAAGTCGGTTCGCAAGTCCTCGATGCCAGCTTACGCGGACAACTGCGGCGGATTGGTGTGCGGTTAGGCAGCAACAGCTAA
- a CDS encoding F0F1 ATP synthase subunit B, which yields MILGTFWLLASHAEGAAEGGFGLNLDFFETNVVNLAIVIGVLFYFGRKVLGNILTERRAKIESAIKEAEKRQKDAAAKLSDQQQKLAQAQAEAENIKAQAQERATVERQQIAAQAQKDLERLRAEAGQDLNAAKERAMAELRQRVATMALERVESQLKSQLDEGKQQQLIDNSIAMLGGNR from the coding sequence ATGATTCTGGGAACTTTTTGGTTGCTCGCTTCTCATGCAGAAGGAGCAGCAGAAGGAGGTTTCGGTCTTAACTTAGACTTTTTTGAAACCAACGTTGTTAATTTGGCGATCGTCATTGGCGTGCTGTTCTACTTCGGTCGGAAAGTTTTAGGAAACATTCTAACCGAACGACGCGCAAAAATCGAATCTGCCATTAAAGAAGCTGAAAAACGTCAGAAAGATGCAGCCGCAAAACTGTCTGACCAACAGCAGAAACTAGCCCAAGCTCAAGCTGAAGCTGAGAACATCAAAGCCCAAGCCCAAGAACGCGCCACCGTTGAAAGACAACAAATTGCCGCCCAAGCTCAAAAAGATTTAGAACGCTTGAGAGCAGAAGCTGGACAAGACCTCAACGCCGCTAAAGAACGGGCAATGGCTGAATTACGCCAACGAGTTGCAACAATGGCATTAGAACGAGTTGAAAGTCAACTCAAAAGCCAACTCGATGAAGGCAAACAACAACAACTCATTGATAACAGTATTGCGATGCTCGGAGGCAATCGATGA
- a CDS encoding F0F1 ATP synthase subunit B', with translation MIQWTILLAAETAVKEGGLFDFDATLPIMALQFIILAVVLNAIFYKPLGKAIDDRNEYVRTSELSAKERLSKAETLARQYEQELAQSRKKAQEIIAQAQAEAQKTAADQIAEAQRESQAQREQAQREIEQQKQEAMSSLEQQVDALSRQILEKLVGTNLVNS, from the coding sequence ATGATTCAATGGACGATCTTACTAGCCGCTGAAACAGCGGTAAAGGAAGGTGGGCTATTTGATTTTGACGCCACCTTACCGATCATGGCGCTGCAATTTATCATTTTGGCGGTAGTTTTAAACGCGATCTTTTATAAGCCTCTCGGCAAGGCGATCGACGATCGCAACGAATATGTTCGGACCAGCGAACTAAGCGCTAAAGAACGCCTGTCGAAAGCAGAAACCTTGGCACGGCAATACGAACAAGAACTAGCCCAAAGTCGGAAAAAAGCGCAAGAGATTATCGCTCAGGCGCAAGCAGAAGCCCAGAAAACCGCAGCGGACCAAATCGCCGAAGCCCAGCGAGAAAGTCAAGCTCAACGAGAGCAAGCTCAACGAGAAATCGAGCAGCAAAAGCAAGAAGCGATGAGCTCCTTAGAACAGCAAGTCGATGCCTTAAGTCGCCAGATTCTCGAAAAACTCGTCGGCACCAACTTAGTCAATAGTTAG
- the atpE gene encoding ATP synthase F0 subunit C, with translation MDPLIAAASVIAAALAVGLAAIGPGIGQGNAAGQAVEGIARQPEAEGKIRGTLLLSLAFMEALTIYGLVVALVLLFANPFA, from the coding sequence ATGGATCCATTAATTGCTGCTGCTTCCGTTATCGCTGCTGCCCTTGCTGTTGGTTTGGCTGCGATCGGCCCTGGTATCGGTCAAGGTAATGCCGCAGGACAAGCAGTAGAAGGGATTGCCCGTCAACCAGAAGCAGAAGGAAAAATTCGGGGGACTTTACTCTTGAGCTTGGCATTCATGGAAGCACTCACGATTTACGGCTTGGTGGTCGCACTCGTGTTGCTGTTTGCTAACCCCTTCGCGTAA
- the atpB gene encoding F0F1 ATP synthase subunit A yields the protein MDMLEVLNAFNSLPIAELEVGKHFYWQVGSLKLHGQVVMTSWFVMGLLVVTSLAATRNIQRIPGGLQNFMEYALEFIRDLAKGQIGEKEYRPWVPFVGTLFLFIFVSNWSGALVPWKLIHIPGGELAAPTSDINTTVALALLTSLAYFYAGLRKRGLGYFAKYIQPTPILLPINILEDFTKPLSLSFRLFGNILADELVVGVFVLLVPLFIPLPVMILGLFTSAIQALIFATLAAVYIGEAMEGHGEEHHD from the coding sequence ATGGATATGCTAGAGGTTTTAAACGCCTTTAATTCGCTCCCGATCGCCGAATTGGAAGTAGGCAAGCACTTCTATTGGCAAGTTGGCAGTCTCAAACTTCACGGTCAGGTGGTCATGACTTCCTGGTTTGTGATGGGATTGCTGGTTGTCACCTCCTTGGCAGCTACCCGGAACATCCAACGGATCCCCGGTGGCCTTCAAAATTTTATGGAATATGCCCTGGAGTTTATTAGAGACTTAGCCAAAGGCCAAATCGGAGAGAAAGAATATCGGCCTTGGGTGCCCTTTGTTGGCACATTATTTCTGTTCATCTTTGTGAGCAACTGGTCTGGAGCGTTGGTGCCTTGGAAGCTGATTCACATTCCGGGCGGCGAATTAGCTGCACCGACCAGTGATATCAACACCACTGTAGCACTGGCCTTGCTGACATCTTTGGCTTACTTCTACGCCGGATTACGCAAGCGCGGTTTGGGGTATTTTGCTAAATACATCCAGCCCACGCCAATCCTGTTGCCGATCAACATTCTGGAAGATTTTACCAAGCCTCTCTCCCTGAGTTTCCGTTTATTTGGAAACATCTTGGCAGATGAGTTAGTGGTCGGGGTTTTCGTGTTGTTGGTTCCCCTATTTATCCCCCTTCCGGTGATGATTTTGGGACTATTCACCAGTGCGATCCAAGCCCTGATTTTCGCCACCTTAGCGGCGGTCTACATCGGTGAAGCGATGGAAGGCCACGGCGAAGAACATCACGACTAA
- a CDS encoding ATP synthase subunit I: MSDPSEEPTSQERELDPTETRAPQENSSMDEYHQLKQKLLVWTLVITALVFVSVWFYYSLNIALNYLIGACTGVVYLRMLARDVERIGNQKQSLSKGRLAMFIGLIIVATQWDQLQVMPIFLGFLTYKAALLVYVLQTTLLPDSK, from the coding sequence TTGTCAGACCCTTCTGAAGAACCCACTTCCCAAGAGCGAGAACTCGATCCTACCGAGACTCGCGCACCGCAGGAGAATTCCTCAATGGATGAGTACCATCAGCTTAAACAAAAGTTGTTGGTCTGGACCCTTGTGATTACAGCCCTCGTGTTTGTCTCGGTTTGGTTCTACTATTCGCTCAATATTGCCCTGAATTATTTGATCGGGGCGTGCACGGGTGTGGTTTACTTGAGAATGTTGGCAAGAGATGTTGAGCGTATCGGCAATCAAAAGCAGAGTCTGAGTAAAGGCAGACTGGCGATGTTCATTGGGTTGATTATAGTAGCAACTCAGTGGGATCAGCTACAGGTGATGCCCATATTTCTGGGTTTCCTGACATATAAAGCCGCGCTCCTCGTCTACGTCCTTCAAACGACCCTTTTGCCGGACTCCAAATAG